The Litchfieldia alkalitelluris genome has a window encoding:
- the galT gene encoding UDP-glucose--hexose-1-phosphate uridylyltransferase, whose protein sequence is MMVNIYKEIQRLLLFGVEKSLIDQEDVIFTRNSILDILGLEEWVDVEVKEEGIDFPADIIENILDWAAENGRLEANSVTYRDLLDTKIMGTFIPKPSEVNKKFFSLYHSKGPIRATQYLYELSQHSHYIRMDRIKKNDHWLSKTDYGDIEITVNLSKPEIDPVAIANSKNITQASYPDCLLCKENVGYAGRVNHPARQNLRTVPLTLRDESWFLQFSPYVYYNEHAIIFLGEHLPMKISKRTFDTILEFVEQMPHYFLGSNADLPIVGGSILSHDHYQGGHHDFPMAKAEFDAEFTFDNYPNIKGGIVKWPMSVIRLQGEDRSELSELADVILAKWRSYSDETVGIHAFSGDVPHNTITPIARRRGDLFEIDLVLRNNRTNDEHQLGIFHPHEEVHHIKKENIGLIEVMGLAVLPGRLKEELTQLGVALVSDNFEESIRGNEDIEKHLKWAVEIKQNYKDLTESNVEEILKKEVGLIFSTILEHCGVFKRDQEGQRAFVRFLETI, encoded by the coding sequence ATCATGGTTAATATATATAAAGAAATTCAGAGACTTCTCTTGTTTGGAGTTGAAAAAAGCTTAATTGACCAAGAAGATGTTATTTTTACGAGAAATAGCATTCTAGATATTCTTGGGCTTGAGGAGTGGGTTGATGTCGAAGTAAAAGAAGAGGGGATCGACTTCCCAGCAGATATTATAGAGAATATTTTAGATTGGGCAGCAGAAAATGGAAGGTTGGAAGCTAATTCTGTCACATATCGTGATTTATTAGATACAAAAATTATGGGGACCTTTATTCCAAAACCGTCAGAAGTTAATAAAAAATTCTTTTCTTTATATCACTCTAAAGGCCCTATTAGAGCAACACAATACTTATATGAACTATCACAGCATAGTCATTATATTCGAATGGATCGCATTAAAAAGAATGATCACTGGTTGTCAAAAACGGATTATGGTGACATTGAAATTACAGTTAACTTATCTAAACCAGAAATAGATCCGGTTGCGATTGCCAATTCAAAGAATATCACTCAAGCATCTTATCCTGATTGTTTACTTTGTAAAGAAAATGTAGGATATGCAGGAAGAGTGAATCATCCAGCTCGACAAAACTTAAGAACAGTTCCATTAACACTAAGAGATGAATCTTGGTTTTTACAGTTTTCACCATATGTTTATTATAATGAGCACGCTATCATCTTTTTAGGTGAACATTTGCCGATGAAAATATCAAAGCGTACGTTTGATACCATATTAGAATTCGTTGAGCAAATGCCACACTATTTCTTAGGATCGAATGCAGATTTACCGATTGTGGGTGGATCTATTTTAAGTCATGATCATTACCAAGGTGGACATCATGATTTTCCTATGGCGAAGGCAGAATTCGATGCTGAATTTACATTTGATAACTATCCTAATATAAAGGGTGGAATCGTCAAATGGCCAATGTCAGTTATCCGCTTGCAGGGAGAAGACAGAAGTGAATTGAGTGAATTAGCAGATGTGATTTTAGCAAAGTGGAGAAGTTATAGCGATGAAACGGTAGGAATCCACGCCTTTTCTGGTGATGTTCCTCACAATACAATTACCCCAATCGCGCGAAGAAGAGGGGACTTATTTGAAATAGATCTTGTATTACGAAACAATCGCACGAATGATGAGCACCAACTTGGAATTTTCCATCCCCATGAAGAGGTTCATCATATTAAAAAAGAAAACATCGGGCTAATAGAAGTGATGGGTCTTGCTGTACTTCCAGGACGTTTAAAAGAAGAGCTAACACAACTTGGAGTGGCTCTAGTATCAGACAACTTTGAAGAATCTATAAGAGGAAATGAAGACATCGAGAAACATTTGAAATGGGCAGTGGAAATTAAACAGAACTATAAAGATCTTACAGAATCAAATGTAGAAGAGATTTTAAAGAAAGAAGTCGGCTTAATCTTCTCAACGATACTTGAGCATTGTGGAGTGTTTAAGAGAGACCAAGAAGGACAAAGGGCATTTGTAAGGTTTCTTGAAACGATATAA
- the mnhG gene encoding monovalent cation/H(+) antiporter subunit G: MKENLEVILAFIIVLGALISLISAIGVIRLPDVYTRNHAASKGATLGILLILSCAFLFFWVEDGYMNARLLLGIIFVFLTAPVAGHLISRAAYYSGVPLWEKSGQDALKTKNKQGKQKQR; the protein is encoded by the coding sequence ATGAAAGAAAATCTTGAAGTCATTTTAGCTTTTATCATTGTTCTGGGGGCCCTCATTAGTTTAATTAGTGCCATAGGTGTCATTCGTCTACCGGATGTCTATACACGTAACCATGCAGCGTCTAAAGGAGCGACATTAGGAATACTACTTATCCTCTCATGCGCATTTCTGTTTTTTTGGGTAGAGGATGGATATATGAACGCAAGGCTTCTTCTTGGAATCATCTTTGTGTTTCTGACAGCTCCTGTAGCAGGTCATTTAATCAGTCGTGCAGCATACTATTCTGGAGTACCACTTTGGGAAAAAAGTGGTCAAGATGCACTTAAAACTAAAAATAAGCAAGGGAAGCAAAAACAGCGATAG
- a CDS encoding Na(+)/H(+) antiporter subunit F1 — MIDVLLNVALVLLSVSTLGFVYRVIKGPTTPDRVIALDAIGINLIGITAITCIVLRTQAFLEVILLLGILAFIGTVAFSKFIEKGVIIEDERKS, encoded by the coding sequence ATGATCGATGTGTTATTAAATGTTGCACTAGTTTTATTATCGGTTTCAACTCTAGGATTTGTGTATCGTGTCATTAAAGGGCCTACTACACCCGATCGTGTAATCGCTCTTGATGCTATTGGGATTAATTTGATTGGGATTACAGCTATCACTTGTATTGTTCTTCGAACTCAAGCATTCTTAGAGGTTATCTTATTGCTTGGTATACTAGCTTTCATTGGTACCGTTGCCTTTTCGAAATTTATAGAGAAGGGAGTTATCATTGAAGATGAAAGAAAATCTTGA
- a CDS encoding Na+/H+ antiporter subunit E, translating into MALQILLNIFLAFTWMFLGNSFTVGSLFGGYLVGLLMIYFMRRFFPNRFYLYNVIAAIKLLLLFIKELILSNIAILKIILSPKLDIKPGIFALPTELTKDWEITMLANLITLTPGTLVIDISDDRKTLYIHAMDLKDVEDSIESIKQTFEKAIKEVSRS; encoded by the coding sequence ATGGCATTACAGATTTTACTTAATATTTTTCTTGCCTTTACTTGGATGTTCTTAGGCAATTCGTTTACAGTAGGATCACTGTTTGGTGGGTATTTAGTGGGATTATTGATGATTTACTTTATGAGGCGTTTTTTTCCGAATCGTTTCTACTTGTATAACGTCATAGCTGCTATAAAACTTCTTTTGCTTTTTATCAAAGAGCTTATTTTGTCAAATATCGCGATATTAAAGATCATTTTAAGTCCAAAACTTGATATAAAGCCAGGGATTTTTGCATTACCCACCGAGTTAACAAAGGATTGGGAGATAACAATGCTTGCTAATCTAATTACACTTACTCCTGGAACACTTGTCATTGATATCTCTGACGATCGTAAAACACTTTATATTCATGCAATGGATTTAAAAGACGTCGAGGATTCAATTGAAAGTATTAAACAAACCTTTGAAAAAGCCATCAAGGAGGTGAGCCGATCATGA
- a CDS encoding Na+/H+ antiporter subunit D codes for MNNLVILPVLVPLVAGIILIFFNKQITVQKWISVIASILTIVVSAILVQTVFNNGIQIIQVGSWKAPYGIVLVADMLASLLVLTASIVSLTCILYAFKTIGEAREKFYFYSVVQFLMVGVLGAFLTGDIFNLFVFFEVMLMSSYVLIVLGGTKVQLRESIKYILVNIISSALFVAAVGLLYSVVGTLNMADLSQRVSEVDQPGILTVIAVMFLVVFGLKGAIFPLFFWLPGSYQAPPTPITALFGALLTKVGVYSILRVFTLIFYHDAEFTHGLISILAGLTVLVGVIGAIAYWDVKKIIIYNIMTAVGVILFGVATLSTTAIAGSIYYVVHDMIVKAALFFLVGAMAHISGTFDLKKMGGLIKNHPVLGWMFFIAVVTLAGIPPLSGFVGKLLIVQGGLENGHYVMAAVVLLSSLLVLYSVMKIFMNGFWGETKLSLQEEKGTTKGLLLPIALLLTLSIALGIGAEWFIPYFHQAAETLMNPSIYIDAVLKE; via the coding sequence ATGAATAACTTAGTCATTTTACCAGTACTGGTCCCATTAGTAGCAGGGATTATTCTCATATTCTTTAATAAACAAATTACCGTCCAAAAATGGATTAGTGTGATTGCATCGATATTAACAATTGTTGTATCAGCAATCTTAGTTCAGACCGTTTTTAATAACGGTATCCAGATCATACAAGTTGGTAGCTGGAAAGCTCCATACGGAATTGTTCTTGTGGCCGACATGCTTGCATCATTATTAGTATTAACTGCAAGCATTGTTAGCTTAACTTGTATATTATATGCCTTCAAAACCATTGGAGAAGCGCGAGAAAAATTTTATTTCTACTCCGTCGTACAGTTTTTAATGGTTGGAGTTTTAGGCGCATTTTTAACAGGAGATATCTTCAATCTCTTTGTATTTTTTGAAGTAATGTTAATGTCTTCTTATGTCCTAATTGTTTTAGGTGGAACAAAGGTACAGTTAAGAGAATCAATTAAATATATCCTTGTGAATATTATTTCATCAGCTTTATTTGTTGCCGCTGTTGGACTACTTTACTCAGTTGTTGGGACATTAAATATGGCAGACTTATCACAGCGAGTAAGTGAAGTTGATCAACCTGGTATCTTAACTGTCATTGCGGTTATGTTTTTAGTTGTATTCGGGTTAAAAGGAGCTATTTTCCCGTTATTCTTCTGGTTACCTGGTTCATATCAAGCTCCACCGACTCCAATTACCGCTTTATTTGGAGCACTTTTAACGAAAGTCGGAGTTTATTCGATCTTAAGAGTATTTACCCTTATCTTTTATCATGATGCAGAGTTCACACATGGATTAATCTCGATCCTTGCAGGACTTACAGTATTAGTTGGGGTAATTGGAGCAATCGCTTATTGGGATGTTAAAAAGATTATTATATACAATATCATGACAGCAGTTGGTGTTATTTTATTTGGTGTAGCCACGCTATCTACTACCGCAATTGCTGGATCAATCTATTATGTTGTCCATGATATGATAGTCAAAGCTGCTCTCTTCTTTCTTGTAGGTGCCATGGCACATATCTCTGGTACCTTTGATTTAAAGAAAATGGGCGGATTAATAAAGAATCATCCAGTATTAGGATGGATGTTTTTCATAGCTGTTGTGACATTGGCTGGTATTCCACCATTAAGTGGATTTGTAGGGAAGCTTCTTATTGTTCAAGGTGGACTTGAAAATGGTCATTATGTAATGGCAGCAGTTGTGTTACTTTCAAGCTTACTAGTTTTGTATTCAGTCATGAAAATTTTCATGAATGGTTTTTGGGGAGAAACGAAGCTTAGTCTTCAAGAAGAAAAAGGAACAACAAAAGGACTTCTTTTACCAATTGCTCTCCTTCTTACATTATCAATTGCGCTCGGTATAGGTGCGGAATGGTTTATCCCATATTTCCATCAAGCGGCTGAAACCTTGATGAACCCATCCATTTATATCGATGCAGTGTTAAAGGAGTAG
- a CDS encoding Na(+)/H(+) antiporter subunit C yields the protein MEILMSIMVGILFTAATYLMLSKSLLRIIVGTGLLSHGAHLLLLTMGGLKTGAAPLLGEKAAAYTDPLPQALILTAIVISFGVTSFFLVLAYRSYQELGTDNMDNLRGTDRHE from the coding sequence ATGGAGATATTAATGTCGATAATGGTTGGAATTTTATTTACAGCTGCTACTTATTTAATGTTATCTAAAAGCTTATTAAGAATTATCGTTGGTACTGGCCTACTAAGTCATGGAGCTCATTTATTATTACTAACAATGGGTGGTTTAAAAACAGGGGCTGCCCCACTTCTTGGAGAAAAAGCAGCAGCTTATACTGACCCCCTTCCACAAGCGTTAATTCTGACAGCCATTGTTATCAGTTTTGGTGTTACTTCTTTCTTCTTGGTGCTAGCTTATCGCTCATACCAGGAGCTTGGAACAGATAACATGGATAACTTGAGGGGAACTGATCGTCATGAATAA
- a CDS encoding Na(+)/H(+) antiporter subunit B — protein sequence MRTNDLILQTITKIVIFIILAFSLHLFFAGHYTPGGGFIGGLMTAAALVLLLLAFDAKTVKKIFPVDFKKVTAVGLLIAVFTGIGSFIFGVPFLTHTYDYFDIPILGETGLATAVLFDIGVYLVVIGVTMTIIQTIGEDE from the coding sequence TTGAGGACAAATGATTTAATCCTACAAACTATCACAAAAATAGTGATATTCATTATTCTTGCATTCTCTCTACATCTTTTCTTTGCCGGACATTATACACCAGGTGGAGGCTTCATCGGGGGATTAATGACGGCTGCAGCACTTGTGTTATTGCTTCTTGCTTTTGATGCTAAAACAGTAAAAAAAATCTTTCCGGTAGATTTTAAAAAAGTAACTGCTGTTGGGTTATTAATAGCTGTGTTTACAGGAATTGGTTCGTTTATTTTCGGTGTTCCTTTCTTAACACATACTTATGATTATTTTGATATTCCAATTTTAGGGGAAACCGGATTAGCAACAGCCGTGTTATTTGATATTGGTGTATATCTTGTGGTTATTGGAGTAACGATGACCATTATTCAAACGATCGGGGAGGATGAATAA
- a CDS encoding Na+/H+ antiporter subunit A, with protein MTLLHWAILSPFIMALFVPFFYKKFRQVHTGWFVLILPIVLFIYFFQFISETMNGVSTIESAPWIPSLGINFTAYIDGLGLLFALLITGIGSLVILYSIYYLSKEKEAIHNFYVYLLMFMGAMLGVVLSDNVIVLYTFWELTSLSSFLLIGYWYHREKSRYGAQKSMLITVFGGLSMLAGFILLSIMTNTFSVREMIGQVATLPEHSLFIPAMLLILLGAFTKSAQFPFHIWLPDAMEAPTPVSAYLHSATMVKAGIYLVARLSPIFAGSSEWFWIVSTFGIVTLFWGSFTAVKQTDLKSILAFSTVSQLGMIMALLGLGSAALHYDHLDKNIYLAATVAAVFHLINHATFKGSLFMVVGIVDHETGTRDIRKLGGLMTIMPITFTLAIIGTFSMAGLPPFNGFLSKEMFFTGVINAATLDIFNMQTWGALFPVIAWVASVFTFIYSMIIVFKTFTGKYQPEKLDVKPHEAPIGMLISPIILASLVIVFGFFPNILSGSIIEPAMAAIQPMLLGDNGSYHVHIYHWHGFNIELFMTLGVIAVGTFMIIFLVKWSKLYDLFPKRLTLNNLYDGGLVAMERSTYKLNKFYMTGFIRDYLVMIFAFMIIVLANTLVAKDAFTFTTANSAPIGVYEVILTLVMITATITILFAKSRLTAIISLGVVGYSMSLFFVLFRAPDLALTQLIVETVSVALFLLCFYHLPELDIKKKPLRFKLPNLIISLGVGTIVTLLALSANGTKLFDSISSYFVEASYKEAGGKNMVNVILVDFRGLDTLFEITVLGIAALGIFAMIRLRLTRGREG; from the coding sequence TTGACTTTGTTACACTGGGCCATTTTATCTCCATTTATAATGGCTTTATTTGTACCATTTTTTTATAAGAAATTTCGGCAAGTACATACCGGTTGGTTCGTTCTTATTCTCCCAATTGTTTTGTTTATTTATTTCTTTCAATTTATAAGTGAAACAATGAACGGAGTCTCGACAATCGAATCAGCACCATGGATTCCTTCATTAGGCATTAACTTTACTGCTTATATTGATGGGTTAGGATTACTTTTTGCACTACTTATTACTGGTATCGGTTCCCTTGTCATTCTTTATTCCATTTACTATCTCTCAAAGGAAAAAGAAGCAATCCATAACTTCTACGTTTATCTATTAATGTTCATGGGAGCAATGCTAGGAGTTGTTCTTTCAGATAATGTAATAGTGTTATACACATTCTGGGAGCTTACAAGCTTATCATCATTTCTATTGATCGGATATTGGTATCATCGAGAGAAATCAAGATATGGTGCACAGAAGTCCATGCTAATCACCGTGTTTGGCGGATTATCAATGCTAGCAGGATTTATCTTATTATCAATCATGACAAACACCTTCAGTGTTCGTGAGATGATTGGGCAGGTAGCTACATTACCTGAGCATTCCTTATTTATTCCAGCAATGCTCCTGATTTTACTTGGAGCTTTTACAAAATCTGCTCAGTTCCCTTTTCATATCTGGTTACCGGATGCAATGGAAGCCCCTACACCTGTTAGTGCTTATTTGCACTCTGCAACCATGGTCAAAGCTGGTATTTATTTGGTTGCCAGATTAAGCCCTATTTTTGCCGGTTCCTCTGAGTGGTTTTGGATCGTGTCAACCTTTGGAATCGTCACACTCTTCTGGGGATCATTTACAGCCGTTAAACAAACAGATCTAAAATCGATTTTGGCATTCTCAACAGTGAGCCAGCTTGGGATGATTATGGCATTATTAGGACTAGGTTCAGCCGCACTCCATTATGATCATCTTGATAAAAATATTTATTTAGCAGCAACTGTTGCAGCAGTGTTTCATTTAATCAACCATGCAACCTTTAAGGGTAGTTTGTTTATGGTAGTAGGGATTGTTGATCACGAGACAGGAACTCGTGATATTCGTAAGCTAGGCGGACTCATGACAATCATGCCAATTACATTTACACTTGCAATTATTGGCACGTTTTCAATGGCCGGTCTTCCTCCATTTAATGGATTTCTTAGTAAAGAAATGTTCTTTACAGGAGTAATTAATGCAGCAACATTAGACATATTTAATATGCAGACCTGGGGCGCATTGTTCCCTGTGATTGCGTGGGTAGCAAGTGTTTTCACATTTATTTATAGCATGATCATCGTGTTTAAAACTTTTACCGGAAAATATCAACCTGAAAAGCTAGATGTTAAACCACATGAAGCCCCAATTGGTATGCTAATTTCACCAATTATTTTAGCTTCATTAGTTATTGTTTTTGGTTTTTTCCCGAATATCTTATCGGGATCCATTATTGAACCAGCAATGGCTGCAATCCAACCAATGTTACTTGGTGACAATGGATCATATCATGTTCATATTTACCATTGGCATGGATTTAATATTGAATTATTCATGACACTCGGTGTTATTGCAGTCGGAACATTCATGATTATTTTCCTAGTAAAATGGTCTAAGCTATATGATTTATTTCCAAAACGACTTACGCTTAATAATTTATATGATGGTGGCTTAGTTGCAATGGAACGTTCAACATATAAACTTAATAAGTTTTATATGACTGGGTTTATCCGTGATTACTTGGTGATGATTTTTGCCTTTATGATTATTGTTTTAGCTAATACATTAGTAGCGAAAGATGCATTTACATTTACAACTGCAAATAGTGCACCAATCGGAGTATACGAGGTCATCTTAACACTTGTTATGATTACAGCTACGATTACTATTCTTTTTGCAAAATCAAGATTAACTGCGATTATCTCGCTAGGTGTTGTAGGGTATTCGATGTCACTGTTTTTTGTGTTATTCCGTGCACCTGATTTAGCATTAACCCAGCTAATTGTTGAAACCGTATCTGTAGCTTTATTTTTACTTTGCTTTTATCACCTACCAGAGCTTGATATTAAAAAGAAGCCGCTCCGATTCAAGTTACCAAATTTAATTATCTCACTCGGAGTTGGGACAATTGTAACCTTACTAGCACTTTCAGCAAATGGGACAAAGCTTTTTGATTCAATCTCAAGCTACTTTGTCGAAGCAAGTTATAAAGAAGCTGGCGGAAAAAATATGGTCAACGTTATCCTGGTTGACTTTAGAGGATTGGATACTTTATTTGAGATTACCGTACTCGGAATTGCAGCACTTGGTATTTTTGCAATGATCCGTTTACGCTTAACAAGGGGGAGAGAAGGTTGA
- the modA gene encoding molybdate ABC transporter substrate-binding protein translates to MRIHVYFILFYCFLMLAGCSSNQTDHPKIEITVSAAASLTDVLLEIKKEFELQEPSIHVQVNFGSSGSLQKQIQQGAPVDLYISASKLNFQEAMTANLVEPSSAITLLTNQLVLATPKDTTLSINDFSDLANSSVKKIAIGIPETVPAGQYAKELLTTLNLWNNLENKLVLAKDVRQVLTYLETGNVNAGIVYLSDAINSDKIHIIKTVEQNLHSPINYQAGILTSSNQRGAAETFLYFLKSSDSTELFEKYGFEPVNK, encoded by the coding sequence ATGAGAATTCATGTTTACTTCATTTTATTTTATTGTTTTTTGATGCTAGCAGGATGTTCTAGCAATCAAACCGATCATCCCAAAATAGAAATTACCGTCTCTGCGGCCGCAAGTCTTACCGATGTCTTACTCGAAATCAAAAAAGAGTTCGAATTACAAGAACCCTCTATTCATGTTCAAGTAAATTTCGGATCTTCAGGTTCGCTTCAAAAGCAGATACAACAAGGTGCACCCGTGGATCTCTACATCTCTGCTTCAAAGTTGAATTTTCAGGAAGCCATGACTGCGAATCTGGTTGAACCCAGCTCAGCAATCACTCTTCTTACAAATCAACTAGTTCTCGCAACTCCAAAAGATACTACACTCAGCATTAACGATTTTTCGGATTTAGCGAATAGCTCTGTTAAGAAAATTGCAATCGGGATTCCTGAAACCGTACCAGCTGGGCAATATGCAAAAGAACTACTTACTACCTTAAACCTGTGGAATAATCTTGAAAATAAACTGGTTTTAGCAAAAGATGTTCGTCAGGTGTTAACCTATCTGGAAACGGGTAACGTAAACGCTGGCATTGTTTATCTTTCAGATGCCATAAACTCTGATAAGATACACATTATTAAGACAGTGGAACAAAACCTGCACTCTCCTATAAATTATCAAGCAGGAATCTTAACAAGCAGCAACCAGCGCGGTGCAGCTGAGACATTCCTTTATTTTTTGAAAAGCTCCGATTCAACAGAACTATTTGAAAAGTATGGGTTTGAACCGGTTAATAAATAA
- a CDS encoding MFS transporter gives MWFANFFVAASATMILPFLSLYIETFGDFSADYVQRWSGFVFGITFLTAFIFSPFWGRFGDKYGYKKILLVTGFGISLSILLMGFVTSVSELFVLRLFMGAVTGFIPTSLALISAQTPKEIAGKTLGTLQMGTVSGGLLGPLIGGAMADTFGFHYTFFITSIIIALATILVLFGVKEVRKEKGKDKTEYTRKEVLSHIFHNPILLSVMFISLIIQAANFSIQPLLALYVSELSSAGNLAFLAGLAFSATGFGNMLATRHWGKLGDRIGHERVILILLLLAGIMFIPQAFVSNLWQLVIFRFLFGISVGGLIPCMTAYIRQVAPLAIQGEVLGYNVSFRYLGNVIGPTMGGILSGFFGISTVFIITSVLFFLSAIILWVSLNRADEKVKVHVDA, from the coding sequence ATGTGGTTTGCTAATTTCTTTGTAGCAGCCAGTGCCACGATGATTTTGCCGTTTTTATCTCTCTATATAGAAACGTTTGGGGATTTTTCTGCAGACTATGTCCAGAGATGGTCTGGTTTTGTGTTTGGTATCACATTTTTAACGGCGTTTATATTTTCACCGTTTTGGGGAAGGTTTGGAGATAAGTACGGTTATAAAAAAATACTCCTTGTCACTGGTTTTGGGATCTCTTTAAGCATTTTACTAATGGGATTTGTAACATCGGTATCAGAGTTATTCGTACTGAGACTATTCATGGGTGCTGTCACAGGTTTTATTCCAACCTCACTTGCTTTAATCTCTGCACAAACCCCTAAAGAAATTGCCGGAAAAACACTTGGTACATTGCAAATGGGAACAGTGTCTGGTGGTCTTTTAGGTCCACTAATTGGAGGAGCAATGGCCGATACATTCGGTTTTCACTATACATTCTTCATCACATCCATAATTATTGCATTGGCTACCATTCTTGTTTTGTTCGGTGTCAAAGAAGTCCGTAAAGAAAAGGGAAAAGATAAAACTGAATATACAAGAAAAGAAGTCCTTTCACACATTTTCCATAATCCAATACTCTTATCGGTTATGTTTATTTCACTTATCATTCAAGCAGCAAATTTCAGTATTCAACCTTTATTGGCTTTGTATGTTAGTGAGTTGAGTAGCGCAGGTAATTTAGCCTTTTTAGCAGGCTTAGCCTTTTCTGCAACTGGGTTTGGGAACATGCTCGCAACTCGCCATTGGGGCAAATTAGGTGATCGAATTGGGCATGAACGTGTCATACTGATTCTCCTACTGCTGGCAGGTATTATGTTTATTCCGCAAGCCTTCGTAAGCAACTTATGGCAGCTAGTCATCTTTAGATTTTTATTTGGAATTTCTGTTGGAGGATTGATTCCTTGTATGACCGCGTATATTAGGCAAGTTGCACCTCTGGCAATTCAAGGAGAGGTACTTGGTTATAATGTGAGCTTCAGATATCTTGGAAATGTTATAGGTCCAACCATGGGAGGTATTTTAAGTGGATTTTTTGGCATATCCACAGTATTTATTATTACAAGCGTATTGTTTTTCTTGAGTGCGATCATATTATGGGTTAGCTTAAATCGAGCTGATGAAAAAGTCAAAGTACATGTTGATGCATAA
- the kapD gene encoding 3'-5' exonuclease KapD produces the protein MGDQNQYLFIDFEFTMPENKTTPQGFFPEIIEVGLVSVKNQSIVQTFSSFVKPSYFPTLTSRCKSFLGISQSQVDQGIPFQELIQLLQEADFTNQSTIVTWGNMDMKVLRTNCLKHNVPFPYKGKKVDLSMEYKRFFGDQNQTGLWKAVQEYGKEGTGKHHCALDDAITTYNIFKLVENDKRYLSKPEPTTIGDRIDFSKVLNKFAL, from the coding sequence ATGGGTGATCAAAACCAGTATCTCTTTATTGATTTTGAATTTACAATGCCTGAAAATAAAACCACACCACAAGGTTTTTTTCCTGAAATTATCGAAGTTGGGCTTGTATCTGTTAAAAATCAATCCATTGTACAGACTTTTTCTTCTTTTGTAAAACCATCCTATTTCCCAACACTCACATCTAGATGCAAATCATTTTTAGGTATTTCTCAATCACAGGTAGATCAGGGAATACCATTCCAAGAACTTATCCAACTGCTACAAGAGGCCGATTTCACTAATCAAAGTACAATTGTCACTTGGGGAAATATGGATATGAAAGTATTAAGAACAAACTGTTTAAAGCACAATGTACCGTTCCCTTATAAGGGGAAAAAAGTAGACTTATCTATGGAATACAAAAGGTTTTTTGGGGACCAGAATCAAACTGGGTTATGGAAAGCTGTTCAAGAGTATGGAAAAGAGGGAACAGGGAAACATCATTGTGCCTTAGACGACGCAATTACAACCTATAATATCTTTAAGCTTGTTGAGAATGATAAAAGATATTTATCTAAACCAGAACCTACTACAATAGGAGATCGAATTGATTTTTCAAAGGTCTTAAATAAATTTGCCTTATAA